TTTTTGCAATGAGTACATTCCTTTTTTAAAGTTCATGACTACTGTAACACAACAGTTTCATGTGTTATGCACATAAGCAGCATTTAGCCAAACACTATGTttttaggagaaaaaaaaaaaaaaaaaatatatatatatatatatatcaacaacTTCAGCGCATGCAAACTTTTAGGTGTATAGAAAGGTGctgctggtgtttgtttgtgatcTGCCTCAACTTAGCATTAACCTAGTCAACCCATGTCTCTCCACCCCATGTCTGTTATACAATGAGCTGTTTCAGAAATGTAAATCAAACTCTGCAGTGCTTGGAAGTGAACTGCTCTGTGTTTTGCTGCCAAACGTGGGCTTGTGAAGGCAGGTGTTACCCTAGGGCAGTCAGCCGTAACCCAGAGAActaagagagagaaggagtaacATAATGTAATTTGGCAAGCAATAtcacatcatcatcactgtcatctgacaaaacagcaacaacaacataaaaagCTACAGTGTCAGTTGTCATAACATATTATGTCATGTCACCCCAGAAAATGTTGTGACACACCTAATGTCTCCAACAATCAATGTCACCTTGACATCAAAGTTAACAAAAGCAGCCTTTAAGAAAATTGCCTCTTTGAATAggcatttataaatgtttatgtatcaGTTGTTATCAAGGCTTTATGTGGGTGTCATGTATCCTTAAGAACAGCAccctacagtaaagtgttacccTTTTGtatatacatgttttatataCATTGTATCATGTTACTCtagattatataattaatagATATTTCCTGTGGTTTTATCTGTTTAATTGCTAGAACCTTATAAATATTTCTATACATTTCAATACAAAATTTTTCAATacaatttcatacatttacacacacttaaTACACACTTTGTAATTTAAGTTACAATTTATCATGTTGAAGGGCTAGcgcccttccagggtgtgttcctgccaccaatgaatccgggtaggctccggacccaacataaggacccggataagcggttacagacaatgaattaatgaatgaatttatcatGTTCTTGTTTGCTTTACAGAATCAAGAGGCATCATGGCTTCAATCCCAGTGACAGAACCTGAACACTTTACCTATGAAAACTACACAAACCAGACTTCAACTAAATCACCTTGCAGGGATACAACATGCATTTTCTTTGTGGTAGCCCATGTGATGATCTGTATCCTGGGTATTGCTGGAAATGGTGTGGTCATCTGGATTACTGGGTTTAAGATGAAGAAATCAGTCATCAGCACCTTGTACCTGAGTTTGGCCATTTCTGACTTAATTTTCTGCTGTACCCTTCCCTTTGGAGTCGCCCATAAGATCAAAAATGAATGGGTCTTTGGGTCCTTCATGTGCGAGTTCAGGTATTTCATCAAGTACTTCAACATGTACAGCAGTATCTTCATCCTCGTTATCATCAGTCTGGATCGTTGTGTGATTGTTATGTTTCCCGTGTGGGTGCAGAATAAGCGTAGCATAAGGAAGGCCACTCTGGCAGTCCTATTATCTTGTGTCCTGTCAGCATTACTTAGCATACCGATGGCTATTTTCCGAGACATTCAGGATGAACGGACAAAGCAGTGTCTCAGAAATTACAGAAATGATCAAAACCGTACTGGAACAGTGATATCCAGGTTTATTTTTGGATTTGTCATTCCTTTCCTCATTATTGTCATCTGCTACGTTGTCATTGTTCAAAAGCTAAAAGCCAATCAGATGGGAAAATTCAAAAGACCATTTAAAACCATGACACTTGTGATTGCTGCTTTCTTGATTTGCTGGCTGCCATACCACACTTTTGCCCTTCTGCAGTTAAAGTATAAGCATTCCAAAAAGTTTGTCAACATCGGAAAAGTATTGGGCATCACTCTTGCCAATGCCAACAGTTTTATGAACCCATTCCTTTATGCTTTTATGGGGAAGGATATTAAGAAGCAGTGTTATGCAATTCTGTCAAAGATTGAAAATGCCATTCAGGAGGAAGATGGTCAGAATACAGTCCAAGTAACAGCTAATAGCTCCCATGTTGAAGAGAAAGTTTCAATTGTTGTTTGAAGCAATCAGTTAAAACTTGCCTGCTAATTAAAAAACAACTCCTCAGATGATTGTACATGTTCGttgaaacaaaacaagaattaattcattttttatttatatatttgtaattttactGAGTTTTTTATCATTGTCAATTCCATGTTTAATAATAAGAAAACTGCATTTCCCACAATTATGTTCCTTGCTTTACCTTTACATGTTTGATGTTTATCTGTAATGAGTTGGACATTTTGAATAAAGTACAAAACATTGTGCCCAAGAGTATCCGAGATTTATTCATTCcctcattcatcttctttaagTTGAACGATTCTGTTCAGGATTgcggtacagagcctacctggaaccaccAGGCGCAGGACAGGAACCAACATGGGACAggatgccagtccatcacaaggcatcacacactcacacatggatAATTTCAtactcatccattcattcatacctgtgaacaatttcacatgCTCAATACCTGTGAAAAACTTcctgtgattttggactgtgagaggaaacccatgcagacccaGGTGTAACGACTACAAAAAACTCTTCTGACGCACTGCACACAAACAACCTGCAAGTGCAAAGGaggatttattttaaaacaaagagaaaatattaataattaacaacAAGCAAACTAAACTTGAACTGGACACtagacaaaatataaaataaactaaatgtaAACATGGAAAACACAGAAAGCAGAACCATGGAGGACTGGGTTAAACCACAATGAGGATCGGAACAAAGATACAAAAAGGAACCATAACAATTGTGAATGCCAAAGAAACAATGACACAGAGTTTATTAGCATGAGGAGTGAGATGAACGCAGTTTGATATAAGGATATGaaaattacactgaataaaACTTGGCTTTGTAGCGTATGATATTTAGTATCAATTACAGTCAAATTACAACTATCTTGAGTAAATCTGCTCACTGCTGAGCAAAGACAAACCACGTACTGTTGGACTATGAAGCTTTGTCCGACTGACTGTTGAGCGTACAAACTCAAGAAAAGACTCAAGATTAACCAAACAAGACTGCTTTATTGCTAAGAACTTAGGCTCGTTGAGatacacacagcacacatgTAAACTGGGTGCGTTCCAACctacagagagggatggagCAGGGTACACACTAGAAAGTGCACATGTCTACTAAATCCATCATATACATAGTTACGCTATACTCTGATAATAATGGAATCAAATAATGATACCTATGTGATCATGTGACAACCAACCTACCATGAAGGTTAATAGGTCTGTTTTATTAGCAGAAACAACAACTGTAACCGGTGTCAAACTGTTCGCCCCACAGAACCCACTCTGCATTGAAGTCAAATTACACAGCAGCTGGAACTGTTACCTCcttcatttatttctgtgttgtaaaagaaaacagttcATCGTTGTCTGTGAGAAGGCACTACAAACTCCTCTCCTTTCAGCATTTATTGCAGATTGAATAgatacatttttacaaaatataattaatttcttTCATGAGAAGTTTAcataaattaaacaataaatgaaaatacataatatatttaaagtaccAATTACCAAATTGTAAAGCtttgaatatataataacaatGGACAATAGTATTATTCAATTATCTTCCGtcttcaaaacatttaaattgagaaccaaaatacaacaacaaagtgtaaacagtacacaagTGTTAATAATCTAAGCTgggaaaatatttcatattgttCAAAAATGCTGAATAATTGTGCATTAATTATGCAATAGTTAAGCATCTGCAATTTTCTACAAACACAATTACATGGAAAGGTGACATTTTGTCTCCAACACTATCTTTTCCAGTACAAAAACAGAAGACAGACAATAAAATAGCATACCTGCGTTCTAAAAGGAGAGAGCGCAAGCTCATGAATCATGTACCTTTTCTTAAAGAGAGAGCGCAGACTTTTAACCGATTTCCCTGTTAgatttaaacttattttaacatattttaactCCTTTTTTAACCACTTCAAAACACACAAGATAAAGTACGTACTTAATATCATAAATCATAAACAATTTGACCTAAATAAATTTTAcctaatataaaaacaaaaataacatttcataTCTGCTACACAAGCTAGTGCTCTGCTGCATGAAGCACATTCAGTGAACGCTGTCATTATACAGCACCAGAAATCAATAGAGTCTGGCTGCAGACATGACATGCACTTGCTGGCAGATGCCAAGTACATATCTTTGCAGGCCGGAGGCCCGCAAGTGggcggaaaccagcaagtgggggatctagatgttttgtgggaaggACAATGTAGGAAATgcagcctttgtgatttgaaaaaagggcatagtttatctccaacagaactaggtaccctctattagttgtagtttaaaatattacgtTTCTGTGAAAACGAAATACATAGCactcctgatattttaattatatatttttggtaataTATTTGGTAATATTTGGTAATATATTGGTAATATATTTTGGTGATTATGGGAtgaactgcaaacttatgatccattaggtctctcatgtctacaatcattattttaatttgattacagaattataggactgtattatttgttttgtacttttgtgcccacctgtctgtctggacactgatggatgactgtcgagaccctcctccacgcttcagaccagctgcccacgctccagcaaccaccaagtgccttgaagctgtccctacactgaagttctcatggactactaactattatcaccagtagattgaccagaggaggataggtcaccccttgtgagccttgtttcctcccaaggtttcttcctcagctgggggagttttttccttgccactgtcgcctctggcttgctcacttgagggt
This window of the Hoplias malabaricus isolate fHopMal1 chromosome Y, fHopMal1.hap1, whole genome shotgun sequence genome carries:
- the LOC136679536 gene encoding chemerin-like receptor 1 is translated as MASIPVTEPEHFTYENYTNQTSTKSPCRDTTCIFFVVAHVMICILGIAGNGVVIWITGFKMKKSVISTLYLSLAISDLIFCCTLPFGVAHKIKNEWVFGSFMCEFRYFIKYFNMYSSIFILVIISLDRCVIVMFPVWVQNKRSIRKATLAVLLSCVLSALLSIPMAIFRDIQDERTKQCLRNYRNDQNRTGTVISRFIFGFVIPFLIIVICYVVIVQKLKANQMGKFKRPFKTMTLVIAAFLICWLPYHTFALLQLKYKHSKKFVNIGKVLGITLANANSFMNPFLYAFMGKDIKKQCYAILSKIENAIQEEDGQNTVQVTANSSHVEEKVSIVV